In the genome of Oxyura jamaicensis isolate SHBP4307 breed ruddy duck chromosome 13, BPBGC_Ojam_1.0, whole genome shotgun sequence, one region contains:
- the REEP2 gene encoding receptor expression-enhancing protein 2 isoform X4: MVSWIISRLVVLIFGTLYPAYSSYKAVKTKNVKEYVKWMMYWIVFAFFTTAETLTDIVLSWFPFYFELKIAFVIWLLSPYTKGSSVLYRKFVHPTLSNKEKEIDEYITQARDKSYETMMRVGKRGLNLAANAAVTAAAKGQGVLSEKLRSFSMQDLTLIRDEDTVHLKSHEPQLHPPRASLLETIEDSASCYSSGEESSVAQRSNGTLTETRTDPSDEDAGDKLPKRTQSLKAPKKITKAELPVKSVKARPRKKAAGSLASGESS; encoded by the exons atggtGTCCTGGATCATCTCCCGCCTCGTGGT GCTGATCTTCGGCACCCTCTACCCCGCGTATTCATCCTACAAAGCTGTGAAGACGAAAAACGTGAAGGAATAT GTGAAGTGGATGATGTACTGGATTGTGTTTGCCTTTTTCACCACTGCAGAAACACTCACAGACATTGTTCTTTCTTG gtttcctttttatttcgAGTTGAAAATCGCATTTGTGATTTGGCTGCTCTCCCCTTACACCAAGGGCTCCAGTGTCCTCTACAGGAAGTTTGTGCACCCAACGCTCTCCAATAAGGAGAAG GAAATTGATGAATACATTACTCAGGCTCGTGACAAGAGCTATGAAACCATGATGCGAGTTGGCAAGAGAGGGTTAAACCTGGCTGCTAATGCAGCAGTTACTGCAGCTGCAAAG GGCCAAGGAGTTTTGTCTGAGAAGCTACGAAGTTTCAGCATGCAGGATCTCACTCTGATCCGGGATGAAGATACTGTGCATTTGAAAAGCCATGAGCCACAGCTGCACCCCCCTAGAGCGAGTCTCCTTGAAACCATTGAGGATTCAG CTTCCTGTTACTCCTCAGGAGAGGAGAGTAGTGTGGCACAGAGGTCTAATGGAACCCTGACAGAAACCAGAACAGACCCATCAGATGAAGATGCAGGAGACAAACTGCCAAAACGTACCCAGAGCCTCAAAGCTCCTAAGAAGATAACAAAAGCTGAG cTTCCAGTAAAAAGTGTGAAAGCCCGCCCTAGGAAGAAAGCTGCAGGATCTCTTGCTTCTGGAGAGTCATCCTAA
- the EGR1 gene encoding LOW QUALITY PROTEIN: early growth response protein 1 (The sequence of the model RefSeq protein was modified relative to this genomic sequence to represent the inferred CDS: deleted 2 bases in 2 codons), whose translation MAAAKAEMQLLPPLQISEPFGAFPHSPPAMDSHYPKLEEMMLLSGGGPQFLAPPGAPESAGFGAAGEPGDQHFEHLAADTFPEISLNNEKTLPETSYPNQTTRLPPITYTGRFSLEPAPNSSNTLWPEPLFSLVSGLVGMANTPPTSTPSSSSPSSSSQSPPLSCSVQASENSPIYSAAPTFPNSSSDIFPEPQTQSFPNPSGAPMQYPPPAYPAAKTNFQVPMIPDYLFPQQQGELSLIPADQKPFPALENRAQQPSLTPLSTIKAFATQTGSQELKTLNANYQSQLIKPSRMRKYPNRPSKTPPHERPYACPVESCDRRFSRSDELTRHIRIHTGQKPFQCRICMRNFSRSDHLTTHIRTHTGEKPFACDICGRKFARSDERKRHTKIHLRQKDKKVEKAAPVSTTSPVAAYSSSVATSYPSSIATTYSSPVRTVYSSPAPSSYPSPAHTTFPSPSIATTYPSGTVTFQTQVATSFPSTGITNNFSSQVTSALSDMTSTFSPRTIEIC comes from the exons ATGGCCGCGgccaaggcagagatgcaactCCTGCCCCCGCTGCAGATTTCCGAGCCTTTCGGCGCCTTCCCGCACTCG CCCCCCGCCATGGACAGTCACTACCCCAAGCTGGAGGAGATGATGTTGCTCAGTGGCGGGGGCCCGCAGTTCCTCGCG CCCCCCGGGGCGCCCGAGAGCGCGGGCTTCGGCGCGGCCGGGGAGCCCGGAGACCAACACTTCGAGCATCTCGCGGCAG ACACTTTTCCTGAGATCTCCCTGAACAATGAGAAAACCCTGCCAGAAACCAGTTATCCCAACCAAACAACGCGGCTGCCACCAATAACCTACACGGGGCGCTTCTCCCTAGAGCCAGCCCCCAACAGCAGCAACACCTTATGGCCGGAACCTCTCTTCAGCCTTGTCAGTGGGCTGGTGGGCATGGCCAACACACCTCCCACCTCAACACCTTCTTCATCatcaccctcctcctcctcgcagAGCCCCCCTCTGAGCTGTTCTGTCCAAGCCAGTGAAAATAGTCCAATTTATTCAGCTGCACCAACTTTTCCCAATTCTAGCTCTGACATTTTTCCTGAACCGCAGACCCAGTCCTTTCCCAACCCCTCTGGAGCTCCCATGCAGTATCCACCTCCAGCTTATCCAGCTGCTAAAACCAACTTTCAGGTGCCAATGATTCCAGATTACCTGTTCCCTCAACAACAGGGTGAGCTCAGCCTTATCCCAGCTGATCAGAAGCCCTTTCCAGCCCTTGagaacagagcacagcagccttCCCTCACGCCACTGTCCACTATCAAGGCATTTGCCACACAGACTGGCTCCCAAGAGTTGAAGACCCTCAACGCTAATTATCAGTCCCAGCTGATCAAGCCCAGCAGAATGAGGAAATACCCCAACCGTCCCAGCAAGACACCTCCTCATGAACGGCCCTATGCCTGCCCAGTGGAGTCCTGTGACCGAAGGTTTTCACGGTCTGATGAGCTAACTCGTCATATTCGCATCCACACAGGACAGAAACCTTTCCAGTGCCGCATTTGCATGCGAAACTTCAGCAGGAGCGATCACTTGACCACTCACATCCGCACGCACACAGGAGAGAAGCCATTTGCCTGTGACATTTGTGGCAGAAAGTTTGCCAGAAGTGACGAGAGGAAGAGACACACTAAAATCCACCTTAGGCAGAAGGACAAGAAAGTGGAAAAGGCAGCTCCAGTCTCAACTACTTCTCCAGTTGCTGCCTACTCATCCTCTGTGGCTACATCCTACCCTTCCTCCATTGCCACCACTTACTCCTCACCGGTGCGCACAGTGTATTCTTCCCCTGCCCCATCTTCCTATCCCTCCCCTGCACACACGACATTCCCATCTCCATCTATAGCAACCACTTACCCCTCTGGCACTGTTACTTTTCAAACCCAAGTGGCCACTTCCTTCCCATCTACAGGGATCACCAATAATTTCAGCTCTCAGGTGACATCAGCACTTTCAGACATGACATCAACCTTTTCTCCAAGGACAATTGAGATTTGCTGA
- the REEP2 gene encoding receptor expression-enhancing protein 2 isoform X1, which translates to MVSWIISRLVVLIFGTLYPAYSSYKAVKTKNVKEYVKWMMYWIVFAFFTTAETLTDIVLSWAERCPVYGVFMAMDERLNETQRRFPFYFELKIAFVIWLLSPYTKGSSVLYRKFVHPTLSNKEKEIDEYITQARDKSYETMMRVGKRGLNLAANAAVTAAAKGQGVLSEKLRSFSMQDLTLIRDEDTVHLKSHEPQLHPPRASLLETIEDSASCYSSGEESSVAQRSNGTLTETRTDPSDEDAGDKLPKRTQSLKAPKKITKAELPVKSVKARPRKKAAGSLASGESS; encoded by the exons atggtGTCCTGGATCATCTCCCGCCTCGTGGT GCTGATCTTCGGCACCCTCTACCCCGCGTATTCATCCTACAAAGCTGTGAAGACGAAAAACGTGAAGGAATAT GTGAAGTGGATGATGTACTGGATTGTGTTTGCCTTTTTCACCACTGCAGAAACACTCACAGACATTGTTCTTTCTTG GGCTGAGAGATGCCCTGTTTATGGAGTTTTCATGGCTATGGATGAAAGACTAAATGAGACTCAAAGAAG gtttcctttttatttcgAGTTGAAAATCGCATTTGTGATTTGGCTGCTCTCCCCTTACACCAAGGGCTCCAGTGTCCTCTACAGGAAGTTTGTGCACCCAACGCTCTCCAATAAGGAGAAG GAAATTGATGAATACATTACTCAGGCTCGTGACAAGAGCTATGAAACCATGATGCGAGTTGGCAAGAGAGGGTTAAACCTGGCTGCTAATGCAGCAGTTACTGCAGCTGCAAAG GGCCAAGGAGTTTTGTCTGAGAAGCTACGAAGTTTCAGCATGCAGGATCTCACTCTGATCCGGGATGAAGATACTGTGCATTTGAAAAGCCATGAGCCACAGCTGCACCCCCCTAGAGCGAGTCTCCTTGAAACCATTGAGGATTCAG CTTCCTGTTACTCCTCAGGAGAGGAGAGTAGTGTGGCACAGAGGTCTAATGGAACCCTGACAGAAACCAGAACAGACCCATCAGATGAAGATGCAGGAGACAAACTGCCAAAACGTACCCAGAGCCTCAAAGCTCCTAAGAAGATAACAAAAGCTGAG cTTCCAGTAAAAAGTGTGAAAGCCCGCCCTAGGAAGAAAGCTGCAGGATCTCTTGCTTCTGGAGAGTCATCCTAA
- the REEP2 gene encoding receptor expression-enhancing protein 2 isoform X3, which yields MDEKNFCLFRAVNNQVEKRGEVDDVLDCVCLFHHCRNTHRHCSFLFSFSLSLSLSLSLSFPLSLRFPFYFELKIAFVIWLLSPYTKGSSVLYRKFVHPTLSNKEKEIDEYITQARDKSYETMMRVGKRGLNLAANAAVTAAAKGQGVLSEKLRSFSMQDLTLIRDEDTVHLKSHEPQLHPPRASLLETIEDSASCYSSGEESSVAQRSNGTLTETRTDPSDEDAGDKLPKRTQSLKAPKKITKAELPVKSVKARPRKKAAGSLASGESS from the exons ATGGATGAGAAGAATTTCTGTCTATTTAGAGCAGTGAATAATCAGGTAGAAAAGAGAG GTGAAGTGGATGATGTACTGGATTGTGTTTGCCTTTTTCACCACTGCAGAAACACTCACAGACATTGTTCTTTCTTG TTCtcgttctctctctctctttctctctctctctctctctccttccctctttctctcaggtttcctttttatttcgAGTTGAAAATCGCATTTGTGATTTGGCTGCTCTCCCCTTACACCAAGGGCTCCAGTGTCCTCTACAGGAAGTTTGTGCACCCAACGCTCTCCAATAAGGAGAAG GAAATTGATGAATACATTACTCAGGCTCGTGACAAGAGCTATGAAACCATGATGCGAGTTGGCAAGAGAGGGTTAAACCTGGCTGCTAATGCAGCAGTTACTGCAGCTGCAAAG GGCCAAGGAGTTTTGTCTGAGAAGCTACGAAGTTTCAGCATGCAGGATCTCACTCTGATCCGGGATGAAGATACTGTGCATTTGAAAAGCCATGAGCCACAGCTGCACCCCCCTAGAGCGAGTCTCCTTGAAACCATTGAGGATTCAG CTTCCTGTTACTCCTCAGGAGAGGAGAGTAGTGTGGCACAGAGGTCTAATGGAACCCTGACAGAAACCAGAACAGACCCATCAGATGAAGATGCAGGAGACAAACTGCCAAAACGTACCCAGAGCCTCAAAGCTCCTAAGAAGATAACAAAAGCTGAG cTTCCAGTAAAAAGTGTGAAAGCCCGCCCTAGGAAGAAAGCTGCAGGATCTCTTGCTTCTGGAGAGTCATCCTAA
- the REEP2 gene encoding receptor expression-enhancing protein 2 isoform X2: MVSWIISRLVVLIFGTLYPAYSSYKAVKTKNVKEYVKWMMYWIVFAFFTTAETLTDIVLSWAERCPVYGVFMAMDERLNETQRRFPFYFELKIAFVIWLLSPYTKGSSVLYRKFVHPTLSNKEKEIDEYITQARDKSYETMMRVGKRGLNLAANAAVTAAAKGQGVLSEKLRSFSMQDLTLIRDEDTVHLKSHEPQLHPPRASLLETIEDSASCYSSGEESSVAQRSNGTLTETRTDPSDEDAGDKLPKRTQSLKAPKKITKAEHVCCGNTSRDSKHI; encoded by the exons atggtGTCCTGGATCATCTCCCGCCTCGTGGT GCTGATCTTCGGCACCCTCTACCCCGCGTATTCATCCTACAAAGCTGTGAAGACGAAAAACGTGAAGGAATAT GTGAAGTGGATGATGTACTGGATTGTGTTTGCCTTTTTCACCACTGCAGAAACACTCACAGACATTGTTCTTTCTTG GGCTGAGAGATGCCCTGTTTATGGAGTTTTCATGGCTATGGATGAAAGACTAAATGAGACTCAAAGAAG gtttcctttttatttcgAGTTGAAAATCGCATTTGTGATTTGGCTGCTCTCCCCTTACACCAAGGGCTCCAGTGTCCTCTACAGGAAGTTTGTGCACCCAACGCTCTCCAATAAGGAGAAG GAAATTGATGAATACATTACTCAGGCTCGTGACAAGAGCTATGAAACCATGATGCGAGTTGGCAAGAGAGGGTTAAACCTGGCTGCTAATGCAGCAGTTACTGCAGCTGCAAAG GGCCAAGGAGTTTTGTCTGAGAAGCTACGAAGTTTCAGCATGCAGGATCTCACTCTGATCCGGGATGAAGATACTGTGCATTTGAAAAGCCATGAGCCACAGCTGCACCCCCCTAGAGCGAGTCTCCTTGAAACCATTGAGGATTCAG CTTCCTGTTACTCCTCAGGAGAGGAGAGTAGTGTGGCACAGAGGTCTAATGGAACCCTGACAGAAACCAGAACAGACCCATCAGATGAAGATGCAGGAGACAAACTGCCAAAACGTACCCAGAGCCTCAAAGCTCCTAAGAAGATAACAAAAGCTGAG CATGTCTGTTGTGGAAATACATCAAGAGACAGCAAGCACATTTAA